The proteins below come from a single Bryobacter aggregatus MPL3 genomic window:
- a CDS encoding TolB family protein: protein MRYLLLLFSSIAFAQQVGIFEAQSSVGTPARAGSARFDAGNYTVSGGGANMWANSDSFHFVWRKVSGDVSLTADIRFETKDGEAHKKGVLMLRQTLDADSAYADAALHADGLTSLQARAAKGERTHEIQANVTRASRLKVEKRGNYVSMWVDGARAGGAFKVALDGSFYVGLGVCAHNDQNLETAVFSNVVLEAPQKLISTLETITVSSTDRRVVQVFEGRVEAPNWTPDGKNLLYNGEGRLHKIAVTGGPSALIDTGIATRLNNDHGISPDGKWLAISDNSQDTKRSQIYIVPFGGGAARRVIKLAPSYWHGWSPDGKTLAYCAERNGNFDIYTIPVEGGEETRLTTTEGLDDGPDYSPDGQWIYFNSIRTGLMQVWKMKADGSGQTQVTADQRNNWFPHISPDGKQMVYISFEKDVVGHPQNQEVILQLMNLQDGSIKTLARLFGGQGTINVPSWSPDSKRLAFVSYQLVP, encoded by the coding sequence GCCAATATGTGGGCCAACTCCGATTCGTTCCATTTTGTCTGGAGAAAGGTGAGCGGCGATGTGTCGCTGACTGCGGATATCCGCTTTGAGACGAAGGACGGCGAGGCCCACAAGAAGGGCGTGCTGATGTTGCGGCAGACTCTGGATGCGGACTCGGCCTACGCTGATGCTGCCCTGCATGCCGATGGACTCACCTCGCTGCAGGCACGGGCTGCAAAAGGAGAGCGAACCCACGAGATCCAGGCTAATGTCACTCGCGCTTCGCGCCTGAAGGTCGAGAAGCGCGGAAACTATGTTTCGATGTGGGTGGATGGCGCCCGCGCAGGGGGTGCTTTCAAGGTTGCTCTCGACGGAAGTTTTTATGTCGGCTTAGGCGTCTGCGCGCACAACGATCAGAACCTCGAAACTGCCGTGTTTTCAAATGTCGTGCTGGAAGCGCCGCAGAAGCTGATCAGCACCCTGGAGACGATCACGGTCTCCTCTACCGATCGGAGAGTCGTCCAGGTTTTTGAGGGACGGGTCGAGGCTCCCAATTGGACGCCCGATGGCAAGAACCTGCTCTATAACGGCGAGGGCCGGCTGCACAAGATTGCGGTCACAGGCGGCCCTTCTGCGTTGATCGATACTGGAATTGCCACCCGCCTCAACAACGACCACGGCATCTCGCCGGACGGCAAATGGCTGGCGATCAGCGATAACTCGCAGGATACGAAACGAAGCCAAATTTACATTGTGCCTTTTGGCGGCGGTGCTGCCCGCCGTGTAATAAAGCTCGCGCCCTCGTACTGGCATGGCTGGAGTCCGGACGGCAAGACGCTCGCCTATTGCGCCGAACGGAACGGAAATTTCGACATCTACACGATTCCGGTGGAGGGCGGGGAAGAGACTCGTCTTACCACTACGGAAGGCCTCGATGATGGTCCGGATTACTCGCCGGACGGCCAATGGATCTATTTCAACTCGATTCGCACGGGACTGATGCAAGTCTGGAAAATGAAGGCGGATGGCAGCGGGCAGACGCAGGTCACCGCAGACCAGCGGAACAACTGGTTCCCCCACATCTCGCCGGATGGCAAGCAGATGGTCTACATCAGTTTCGAGAAAGATGTGGTTGGCCATCCCCAAAATCAGGAAGTGATACTGCAACTGATGAACCTGCAGGATGGCTCCATCAAGACGCTTGCCAGGCTCTTTGGCGGGCAGGGGACGATCAATGTGCCGTCCTGGTCGCCCGATAGCAAACGGCTCGCCTTTGTGAGCTATCAGTTAGTGCCGTAA
- a CDS encoding sensor histidine kinase, with protein MQPFLFMPGLTGRIFLKLIAAVVGVLVTCLIAVDFMASRIAEDTYVDTLKIELTQKCRILALDEEMVLDPQRLSDLSRAAGGRITVIRSNGTVAADTEQRPGKTMENHAKRPEIVAALHGEVGFDKRQSASVGINYLYVAVPAPSGALRLAVPLKEVQTQVDITRRHLLTATLIAFLPSILLTAFLARWVSRKLGHIIEYAAQLAQGNFQARLSETGTDELGILGNKLNETGEKLEAMFEQLEREHSELEKLERVRKDFIINVSHELRTPLASIQGYTETLLDGAIDEPTHNIRFLNIIRVNSERLGRLIADLLTLSRIELGITKFQFASYYVEAMLRDCQESMLPIAAKKNIELAIDPVPKDPDGQALEVFCDSEAVHQVLSNLLDNAIKYTPQGGRIVFQSRVVHHPIYKIPFVELAVQDNGAGIPPEDLTRLFERFYRVDKARSRELGGTGLGLAIVKHMAKAHGGEVGVTSVQGQGSRFWFTLPTHDIGLEENQLIQPELSISAENYGTN; from the coding sequence GTGCAGCCCTTTCTCTTTATGCCCGGACTCACAGGCCGCATTTTTCTGAAGCTGATCGCCGCCGTCGTCGGCGTGCTGGTGACTTGTTTGATTGCAGTGGACTTCATGGCGTCGCGCATTGCAGAAGACACCTATGTCGACACGCTCAAGATTGAACTCACACAGAAGTGCCGCATCCTCGCCCTCGACGAAGAGATGGTTCTGGACCCACAGCGGCTCTCCGATCTATCCCGCGCCGCAGGAGGGCGGATTACAGTCATCCGCAGCAATGGCACGGTCGCCGCAGACACCGAGCAACGCCCCGGCAAGACCATGGAGAACCATGCGAAGCGCCCCGAGATCGTAGCCGCACTCCACGGCGAAGTTGGGTTCGACAAGCGGCAGAGCGCGTCGGTTGGAATCAACTATCTCTATGTCGCCGTGCCCGCCCCCAGCGGAGCCTTGCGCCTGGCCGTGCCGCTCAAAGAAGTACAGACGCAGGTGGACATCACCCGCCGTCACCTCCTCACCGCAACCCTCATTGCCTTTCTCCCGTCCATCCTGCTCACCGCATTTCTCGCCCGCTGGGTGTCCCGCAAACTCGGTCACATCATTGAGTACGCCGCGCAGTTGGCACAAGGAAACTTCCAGGCGCGGCTCAGTGAGACAGGCACTGACGAACTCGGCATCCTGGGAAACAAGTTGAATGAGACAGGCGAAAAGTTAGAGGCGATGTTTGAGCAATTGGAGAGGGAACACTCCGAACTGGAGAAGCTTGAACGGGTTCGCAAGGACTTCATCATCAACGTCTCCCACGAGTTGCGGACCCCGCTCGCCTCCATCCAGGGCTATACCGAAACGCTGCTCGACGGAGCGATCGACGAGCCGACACACAACATCCGCTTCCTCAACATCATCCGCGTCAATTCAGAACGTCTCGGCCGTCTCATCGCAGACCTTCTCACGCTCTCGAGAATCGAGCTTGGAATCACCAAGTTTCAGTTCGCCAGTTATTATGTTGAGGCCATGCTGCGCGACTGCCAGGAATCGATGCTCCCCATCGCAGCAAAGAAGAACATCGAGCTTGCAATTGATCCTGTGCCCAAAGATCCAGACGGACAAGCGCTCGAAGTCTTCTGCGACTCAGAAGCTGTCCATCAGGTGCTCTCCAACCTTCTGGACAATGCGATCAAGTACACACCGCAAGGAGGGCGCATTGTCTTTCAATCCCGCGTCGTCCATCATCCGATCTATAAGATTCCCTTCGTCGAGCTTGCCGTCCAGGATAACGGCGCGGGCATTCCTCCAGAAGATCTGACGCGGCTCTTTGAGCGCTTCTACCGCGTGGACAAAGCCCGCAGCCGGGAACTTGGGGGCACCGGCCTGGGTCTGGCGATTGTCAAGCACATGGCCAAAGCCCACGGCGGTGAAGTGGGTGTGACGAGCGTACAGGGCCAAGGCAGCCGCTTCTGGTTCACCCTTCCCACCCATGACATCGGTCTCGAAGAGAACCAGTTGATCCAGCCCGAACTCAGCATCTCTGCTGAAAATTACGGCACTAACTGA
- a CDS encoding beta-galactosidase trimerization domain-containing protein produces MTIPALSWSGAMQAQTQPQGDWYDRPMRWAQVAFTEDDPGNYDPKMWLDYFKEIHADAACLSAGGCVAFYPTKIPLHYRSKYLGNTDAFGDLLKGCRALGMNVIARTDPHACTEEAFAAHPEWVARTADGKPRRHWAAPDLYVTCALGPYNFDFMTAVTREIMTLYQPDGIFSNRWHGSGICYCESCKTKFRAFSGMELAPTEKVRVAWGEWNQARLFELWKIWDDTIRAVNPRASFIANSGGGALSELDMKTVGEKSHTLFADRQARRGVMLPWGNGKNGKEYRATMGKKPIGGIFSVGVEEPYRWKDSVQSAAEIEVWALDGVAHGLRPWFTKFNAKPMDKRWMPVVSKIFNWHWKNEKYLRNEANLAQVAIVYSQQTAHYYGGDKAKDLVEDPQLGFYQALVEARVPFEMVHEGLLDAAHVDRYRVLVLPNLAALSEKQCQQLEAYVERGGSIVATYETSLYDEHGKKRKDFRLGNLFGCRVNGPGETRMQNSYLNLEAGTDFSSLLQGFEGTSRIINGVKRVDAAPLQAGYKAPLTLVPTYPDLPMERVFTTVPRTNIPGVFLKRHGKGRVVYFPMDLDRTYWEVLSPDHFVLLRNAVAWAQGERGPVKVSGAGLLDLAYWTQKDSLALHLVNLTNPMAMKGPFREIYPMGPFDIEIELPQGFQPGAAKALSDGSPLAYQVEGRILKTQIRKVEILEVLAIDRAI; encoded by the coding sequence ATGACAATACCCGCTCTGAGCTGGAGTGGCGCGATGCAAGCCCAAACCCAGCCGCAGGGCGATTGGTACGACCGGCCCATGCGTTGGGCCCAGGTGGCCTTTACGGAAGACGATCCGGGCAATTACGACCCGAAGATGTGGCTCGATTATTTTAAGGAAATTCACGCGGACGCCGCCTGTTTGAGCGCCGGCGGCTGTGTTGCCTTTTATCCGACAAAGATTCCGCTGCACTATCGCAGCAAGTATCTGGGCAATACCGATGCTTTTGGCGACCTGCTGAAAGGCTGCCGCGCACTGGGCATGAATGTGATCGCCAGAACCGATCCGCACGCTTGCACAGAGGAGGCTTTTGCCGCGCATCCGGAATGGGTAGCTCGAACGGCGGATGGCAAGCCGCGGCGGCACTGGGCCGCGCCAGACCTCTACGTCACCTGTGCGCTCGGGCCCTACAACTTTGACTTCATGACGGCAGTGACGCGCGAGATCATGACGCTGTACCAGCCCGATGGCATCTTCTCCAACCGCTGGCATGGCAGCGGAATCTGCTATTGCGAGAGTTGCAAGACGAAGTTCCGCGCTTTCTCCGGGATGGAACTGGCCCCAACGGAGAAGGTGCGGGTGGCCTGGGGGGAATGGAACCAGGCCCGGCTCTTTGAGCTCTGGAAGATTTGGGACGATACGATCCGGGCGGTGAATCCGCGCGCCAGCTTCATTGCGAATTCGGGCGGCGGTGCGCTGTCGGAACTGGACATGAAGACGGTGGGTGAGAAGTCACACACGCTGTTTGCCGATCGGCAGGCGCGGCGTGGCGTGATGTTGCCTTGGGGCAACGGGAAGAATGGCAAAGAGTATCGCGCCACGATGGGAAAAAAACCGATTGGCGGGATCTTTAGTGTGGGAGTGGAAGAACCCTATCGGTGGAAGGATTCAGTGCAATCTGCCGCAGAGATCGAGGTGTGGGCACTGGACGGAGTGGCGCATGGCCTGCGTCCGTGGTTTACGAAGTTCAATGCAAAGCCAATGGATAAGCGTTGGATGCCGGTGGTCTCGAAGATTTTCAACTGGCACTGGAAGAACGAGAAGTACCTTCGAAACGAAGCGAATCTGGCGCAAGTCGCCATTGTGTACTCGCAGCAGACGGCCCACTACTATGGAGGCGACAAGGCGAAGGATCTTGTGGAGGATCCGCAACTGGGCTTCTACCAAGCTCTGGTTGAGGCGCGAGTGCCATTCGAGATGGTGCACGAAGGCTTGTTAGACGCGGCTCATGTCGATCGCTACCGGGTGCTTGTTCTGCCGAATCTGGCGGCTCTGTCCGAGAAACAGTGCCAGCAACTCGAGGCTTATGTCGAACGCGGTGGGAGCATTGTCGCCACCTATGAGACCTCGTTGTATGACGAGCATGGAAAGAAGCGAAAGGATTTCCGGTTGGGTAATCTCTTCGGTTGCCGCGTGAATGGCCCGGGAGAAACCCGGATGCAGAACTCTTATCTGAACCTGGAAGCCGGGACGGACTTCTCCTCCTTGCTGCAGGGTTTCGAGGGCACCAGTCGCATCATCAACGGGGTCAAGCGTGTGGATGCCGCTCCGCTCCAGGCGGGATACAAGGCGCCGCTCACGTTGGTGCCAACTTATCCGGATCTGCCGATGGAGCGTGTGTTTACGACCGTGCCCCGGACGAATATTCCTGGCGTCTTTCTGAAGCGGCACGGGAAGGGCAGGGTTGTCTACTTTCCGATGGACCTCGACCGGACTTATTGGGAGGTTCTAAGTCCAGACCACTTCGTGTTGCTCCGCAACGCGGTCGCTTGGGCTCAGGGAGAGCGGGGTCCTGTCAAAGTCAGCGGTGCTGGACTTCTGGATCTTGCTTACTGGACGCAGAAGGATTCGCTCGCGCTTCATCTCGTGAATCTGACCAATCCAATGGCCATGAAAGGACCCTTCCGCGAGATCTACCCAATGGGGCCATTCGATATCGAGATCGAACTCCCGCAAGGCTTTCAGCCGGGAGCGGCGAAGGCTTTGAGTGATGGCAGCCCGCTGGCCTATCAGGTGGAGGGACGCATTCTCAAGACTCAAATTCGAAAGGTGGAGATACTTGAGGTCTTAGCGATCGACAGAGCGATATAA
- a CDS encoding LacI family DNA-binding transcriptional regulator: MATIKQVARRAGVSVGTVSNVLSGLPTVSTDLRERVEAAMREMQYLPSEVARSLKMKQTHTLAIVISDITNPFFPMVVRGAEDAAAEKGYMLSIFNTDDDLDRERKVCEILGSRRIDGVLLVPALVRGDYSHVERLMANGMPVVCVDRLPEKLKVDSVAVDNAGGVASCIRHLAAQGATRIGYLGGERRLYISAERLAGYLRGMSAAGLRSKKEWVWEGDFRQESGYRIAMEVLPKKLVDALFVANIPMMLGVLRAVAELGMETPRDLLLATFDHLDILDSFRPRLTSVAQPSYQIGRQGVQCLLERIRDKERPVCRHLLDTELRVGESSVRLAAQSQAVGSAGPELGC, translated from the coding sequence ATGGCAACTATTAAACAAGTAGCTCGTAGAGCTGGAGTGAGTGTAGGTACAGTATCTAATGTGCTGTCGGGACTACCTACCGTCTCGACAGACTTGCGCGAGCGTGTCGAGGCAGCGATGCGCGAGATGCAGTATCTGCCGAGCGAAGTGGCGCGGAGTCTGAAGATGAAACAGACTCATACTCTCGCGATTGTGATTAGTGACATCACCAACCCCTTCTTCCCGATGGTGGTGCGTGGTGCAGAGGATGCCGCGGCCGAGAAGGGCTACATGCTGTCGATTTTCAATACCGATGACGATCTGGACCGCGAGCGGAAGGTCTGCGAGATCCTTGGATCACGCCGGATCGATGGGGTTCTTCTGGTACCGGCCCTGGTGCGTGGCGACTATTCGCATGTGGAGCGGTTGATGGCGAATGGCATGCCCGTCGTTTGCGTCGATCGCCTGCCTGAAAAGCTGAAGGTGGACAGCGTGGCTGTCGATAATGCAGGCGGGGTGGCGAGTTGCATTCGGCATCTGGCAGCGCAGGGCGCTACCCGGATTGGATACCTGGGGGGCGAACGCCGGCTGTACATCTCGGCCGAGCGTCTCGCCGGCTATCTGCGAGGGATGAGCGCTGCTGGATTGCGATCGAAAAAAGAATGGGTGTGGGAAGGCGACTTCCGGCAGGAGAGTGGTTACCGGATTGCGATGGAAGTGTTGCCGAAGAAGCTGGTGGATGCGCTGTTTGTCGCAAATATTCCGATGATGCTGGGTGTGCTGCGTGCGGTTGCGGAACTGGGAATGGAGACCCCGCGGGACCTGCTGCTGGCTACTTTCGATCATCTGGATATTCTCGATTCTTTCCGTCCCAGACTCACCTCGGTTGCGCAACCCAGCTACCAGATTGGCCGCCAGGGGGTGCAGTGTCTTCTCGAGAGAATTCGAGACAAAGAACGGCCTGTCTGCCGTCACCTGCTTGATACGGAACTCCGTGTGGGCGAGAGTAGTGTACGCCTCGCGGCGCAGTCTCAAGCAGTTGGTTCCGCTGGTCCAGAGTTGGGATGCTGA
- a CDS encoding DUF4159 domain-containing protein translates to MLSRWHCVLIASASLAVLAFGQRRELFGTRKWAMYEHEMQDPVEDPPDAHVAGEFVFGRLRYRSNREGRAYARWGIDCNKSDRIFLDTLRRLTRVHTQSIENIIDIESDGVFDSPFLFAVSPNDWRLSPSHAERLRKFFDRGGFLMVDDFHGDRDWNGFMAGMRQIDPDVRVIELGDNEPIFHIAYDLTDRVQVPGQNVVHGPGYEKDGVIPHWRGIIDSEGRIIVAICFNMDIGDGWEFADDPDYPEKFSAHALRLGVNYALYALTH, encoded by the coding sequence ATGCTATCCCGATGGCATTGCGTGCTCATTGCTTCTGCGAGCTTAGCCGTGCTCGCCTTCGGACAGCGCCGGGAGTTGTTTGGCACACGGAAATGGGCCATGTACGAGCATGAGATGCAGGATCCAGTCGAGGATCCTCCGGATGCGCATGTGGCTGGAGAATTTGTCTTCGGACGCTTGCGTTACCGTTCGAACCGCGAAGGCCGCGCTTATGCCCGCTGGGGGATCGACTGCAACAAGTCCGATCGTATTTTTCTCGATACACTCCGTCGCCTGACACGAGTGCACACCCAATCGATCGAGAACATCATCGATATCGAGAGCGATGGTGTTTTTGACTCCCCCTTTCTCTTTGCCGTTTCTCCCAACGACTGGCGACTGAGCCCCTCTCACGCCGAACGCCTCCGGAAGTTCTTCGACCGGGGCGGCTTTCTGATGGTCGATGACTTTCATGGCGACCGGGACTGGAACGGCTTTATGGCCGGGATGCGGCAGATCGATCCCGATGTGCGCGTAATCGAACTCGGCGATAACGAACCCATCTTCCACATCGCCTATGACCTCACGGACCGGGTACAAGTGCCGGGTCAAAATGTCGTGCATGGCCCCGGCTATGAGAAGGATGGCGTCATCCCTCATTGGCGCGGCATCATCGATTCGGAAGGCCGGATCATCGTCGCCATCTGCTTCAACATGGACATCGGAGATGGCTGGGAGTTTGCCGATGACCCGGACTACCCGGAAAAGTTCTCAGCACACGCCCTTCGCCTGGGTGTGAACTATGCGCTGTACGCGCTCACTCACTAA
- a CDS encoding InlB B-repeat-containing protein has translation MTALKRILGMIGLWLFCMGSQNSFGQSGSFIQVTVGPNISGATFYVDNVSYTSAQVFRWQVGDVHVVRFLANAANAAIIENPSAPASGLGTRYVFSNYTVGYTSDAIQTPPTGAVQVSEQSVLGQTEYAIRIQTWSFLKSLTFNVVKQYRMRFVTPAAGCAPSAAEPVAGACGDLPGYTHVRSLADGSEFLATTGDYWVSAGDVEMEAIPAVGYAFKDWNSNPGLINNGAIGVPGSIRFTLTETFTIQVNFGPGKFYRIGTEPAGLDVIVDRVLIRTSAPDSRIVDLCKQYASIETANGGINVGQGGDGNKSDYCFVWLQGSTRLLAAPELQLDKFGNKYVFDSWSFGGGQNALFEVSGANLSTDTITGKFLLAGGVTFVTQPQVSLPLIVNNRTWPSYNFWFGQNQEIAFSAPYESVDANGKRWRFKSWSNGGPAAQTLKITEEIVKNGLYLVANYEPLNKLSIETNPAGLPVVIDGKQCQTPCAVEKLPTESATISPVRSVTQADVLRLEFANWADGGSGDRTVGFEPAVRRLVANYKQLYRFSAISNPPGNATFTFTPASADQFYDAGTSVTVSAKAANGYRFRRWLGDTAGLFPSATVTLSGPRGVVAELEAIPYLDPAGIRNSAGTGPQDEGDHGRVAAGSLITVYGTNLTPKEEVGPRNVWAQSLADVVARVGDRYLPLSYASGSQINAQLPYDFAPGNYKLTLTRTGQAEVNADFEVVRNAPGLFGQYGTDTNGEPQLAFAFRPDGSVVTEAAAPNEILYLIGTGIGPYRNNPPAGFAVPSGTEFPLADSVEVIAGDQVIQPLKVIATPGFVGMTSVQIRIGSQFPAGQSTKLRIRVNGKESNTVRVFVK, from the coding sequence ATGACAGCTCTTAAGCGGATCCTCGGAATGATTGGGCTCTGGCTCTTTTGTATGGGAAGCCAGAATTCGTTCGGGCAAAGCGGATCCTTTATCCAAGTCACCGTCGGACCCAACATCAGCGGTGCAACGTTCTATGTCGACAACGTTTCCTATACCAGCGCGCAAGTCTTCCGCTGGCAGGTGGGAGATGTGCACGTAGTACGATTCCTTGCCAATGCCGCAAACGCTGCCATCATCGAAAATCCGAGCGCGCCGGCCAGCGGATTGGGAACCCGCTATGTGTTCTCGAATTACACCGTTGGCTATACGTCCGATGCGATCCAGACCCCGCCCACCGGAGCTGTCCAGGTTTCCGAGCAGAGCGTCCTCGGACAAACAGAATATGCGATTCGCATCCAGACCTGGTCCTTCCTGAAATCCCTTACCTTCAATGTGGTGAAGCAATACCGGATGCGCTTTGTAACGCCCGCAGCGGGCTGTGCTCCTTCTGCGGCAGAACCTGTCGCAGGCGCTTGTGGCGATCTCCCGGGCTACACACACGTGAGGTCCCTCGCAGACGGCTCTGAGTTCCTCGCTACCACCGGCGACTACTGGGTTTCGGCTGGCGATGTTGAAATGGAAGCAATCCCGGCGGTGGGTTATGCCTTCAAGGACTGGAACTCGAATCCGGGGCTCATCAACAATGGCGCAATCGGCGTGCCCGGCTCCATTCGGTTTACGCTGACAGAGACCTTCACCATCCAGGTGAACTTTGGTCCAGGCAAGTTCTACCGGATCGGGACAGAACCAGCCGGATTGGATGTGATCGTCGACCGGGTGCTCATCCGCACCTCAGCACCCGATTCAAGAATCGTGGATCTGTGTAAGCAATACGCATCGATTGAGACCGCCAATGGAGGCATCAATGTGGGCCAAGGCGGCGATGGCAACAAATCCGACTATTGCTTCGTATGGCTCCAAGGCAGTACCCGTTTGTTGGCGGCTCCGGAACTGCAGCTCGATAAGTTTGGGAATAAGTATGTCTTCGATAGCTGGTCCTTCGGAGGCGGCCAGAATGCACTGTTTGAAGTGTCTGGAGCGAATCTTTCGACAGATACCATCACCGGGAAGTTTCTCCTGGCAGGCGGCGTCACTTTCGTCACCCAGCCGCAAGTGAGCCTGCCGCTGATCGTAAACAACCGCACTTGGCCTTCTTACAACTTCTGGTTTGGCCAGAATCAAGAGATTGCCTTTTCCGCCCCTTATGAGTCTGTCGATGCGAACGGAAAGCGCTGGCGCTTTAAGAGCTGGTCAAACGGTGGACCGGCCGCGCAAACCCTCAAAATTACCGAAGAGATCGTCAAAAATGGCCTCTATCTCGTCGCCAACTATGAGCCGCTCAACAAACTTTCAATCGAAACGAACCCAGCAGGACTCCCCGTCGTCATCGATGGGAAACAATGCCAGACTCCTTGCGCCGTCGAGAAACTCCCGACCGAAAGCGCTACGATCTCCCCGGTGCGCAGTGTCACCCAGGCCGATGTTTTGCGGCTGGAGTTCGCTAATTGGGCTGATGGTGGCTCCGGCGATCGCACTGTCGGTTTTGAGCCCGCAGTGCGGCGGCTGGTCGCAAACTACAAGCAGCTCTATCGCTTCAGCGCGATTTCGAATCCTCCCGGCAATGCAACCTTCACCTTTACTCCTGCTTCGGCAGATCAGTTCTATGATGCCGGCACCAGTGTCACGGTGAGCGCCAAGGCAGCCAATGGCTACAGGTTCCGGCGTTGGCTGGGCGATACAGCAGGGCTCTTTCCGTCCGCAACGGTAACGCTTTCCGGACCGCGCGGCGTTGTCGCAGAGCTGGAGGCCATTCCGTATCTGGACCCAGCAGGCATTCGCAACTCCGCCGGCACTGGACCACAGGATGAAGGGGACCATGGCCGTGTCGCAGCCGGATCACTCATCACCGTTTACGGAACCAATCTCACACCCAAGGAAGAAGTTGGCCCACGCAATGTTTGGGCCCAGAGCCTGGCGGATGTTGTCGCTCGCGTTGGGGACCGCTATCTTCCGCTCAGTTATGCATCCGGCAGCCAGATCAATGCCCAGTTACCTTATGACTTTGCGCCCGGCAACTACAAGCTGACGCTCACCCGCACCGGTCAGGCGGAGGTCAATGCGGATTTTGAAGTCGTGAGAAATGCGCCTGGTCTATTTGGGCAATATGGAACCGACACGAATGGCGAGCCGCAACTGGCATTCGCCTTCCGGCCAGACGGCAGTGTCGTCACCGAGGCGGCGGCTCCGAATGAGATTCTCTATCTGATTGGAACTGGCATCGGCCCTTATCGCAATAACCCGCCAGCCGGCTTCGCAGTGCCATCCGGCACGGAGTTCCCCCTTGCGGATTCAGTTGAAGTCATCGCGGGCGATCAGGTGATCCAACCGCTCAAAGTGATCGCGACGCCCGGCTTTGTCGGAATGACCAGCGTGCAGATTCGCATTGGGTCTCAGTTTCCCGCCGGTCAGTCCACCAAGCTACGCATCCGCGTCAATGGCAAGGAATCGAACACCGTCCGCGTCTTCGTCAAATAG
- a CDS encoding NAD-dependent epimerase/dehydratase family protein produces MSRALVTGGCGFVGRHLLRRLFSLEAEVWCIDNLSTGVHPDQWLEEATGREELPGGLIRYHLAAGSLTFIASDALAFFLGQLGIIPRGETPLLPDFDRVFHLASVVGGRKKIDGDPMEVAIDLGIDSTFFLWAVRNKERIQRVLYASSSAAYPVHLQDEEGHVALEENAIDFPNGKIGMPDMTYGWSKLTGEYLSYVAAKYYGLSVACVRPFSGYGEDQDLTYPVPAIAFRAARGDSPIAVWGTGEQGRDFVHIEDCITALILAIDRISDGRGVNIGTGRLTNFKELASLFVSIAGYDAPVQPQIGKPVGVASRYANPTEMESLLGWKPEISLEEGMSRVLGAARNRVATGVTLED; encoded by the coding sequence ATGAGCCGCGCTCTCGTTACGGGAGGTTGCGGCTTTGTCGGCCGTCATCTCCTCCGCCGCCTCTTCAGCCTGGAGGCTGAGGTCTGGTGCATTGATAATCTTTCGACAGGCGTCCATCCGGACCAGTGGCTCGAGGAGGCCACCGGCCGTGAGGAACTGCCTGGCGGTCTGATCCGCTATCACTTGGCCGCGGGTTCGCTGACCTTTATCGCTAGCGACGCCCTTGCCTTCTTCCTGGGCCAACTCGGCATCATCCCGCGCGGCGAAACACCGCTCCTTCCCGACTTCGATCGTGTCTTCCACTTGGCCAGCGTGGTGGGCGGCCGGAAGAAGATCGATGGAGACCCGATGGAGGTCGCAATCGATCTGGGCATCGATAGCACTTTCTTTCTCTGGGCCGTACGCAACAAGGAACGCATCCAGCGGGTTCTCTACGCCAGCTCGAGCGCAGCCTATCCGGTGCACCTGCAGGATGAAGAGGGTCATGTTGCGCTCGAGGAGAACGCGATTGACTTCCCGAACGGGAAAATCGGCATGCCGGACATGACCTATGGCTGGTCGAAGCTGACCGGCGAATATCTGAGCTATGTCGCCGCCAAGTATTACGGCCTCAGCGTCGCTTGTGTCCGGCCGTTCTCGGGCTATGGGGAGGATCAGGACCTGACCTATCCGGTTCCGGCCATTGCCTTCCGGGCCGCGCGCGGCGACTCGCCGATTGCGGTCTGGGGCACGGGAGAACAGGGGCGCGACTTCGTACACATTGAAGACTGCATCACGGCATTGATTCTCGCCATTGACCGGATTTCCGATGGCCGGGGGGTCAACATCGGCACGGGACGGCTGACCAACTTCAAAGAACTGGCCTCACTCTTTGTCTCAATTGCGGGCTATGACGCGCCCGTACAACCGCAGATTGGAAAGCCAGTCGGGGTTGCCAGCCGCTACGCAAATCCTACCGAAATGGAGAGTTTACTTGGTTGGAAGCCCGAGATTTCTCTCGAAGAAGGTATGAGCAGAGTTCTGGGTGCTGCCCGCAACCGCGTTGCAACCGGCGTCACGCTCGAGGACTGA